AGATCCGGTCTGTCCATAAGCAAAAATGCAAACATTGAAGCCATCTAACACCGATTTCACAATTGGCAATGTCTCTTTGAAGACAGCATCTGCAACCACAAGATTCCCAATCATGAATTTGAAGCTAGATAACATTTGACACTCAGTATAAATAAATTTGGCATCAAGAAGTCTCATTCTCGAAGATTTTGTTTCCAGATGGGGGAATGACTATGCCACGGAAATCAAAAtttatcaagaatcaaaaactgCAGCTTTGGACGAAACAAatcttcaaaaataaaataagaaatgaaattaaaaaaaataaagatgttaTGGTTCTATAATAATACATATCCGAATTACTTTCTACCTTGGTCATCTTTATGTCCAAAAATATGATCAAATTTAAATTGCTTCTTGGATGAGTCAGTGCAGATGATTCGGAGTTCAGTGTCATGTGCGGGGTCAAAATCCACCACACAGGAAGATCCTTTGGCGATCTCTTCCAAGCTCAGCGGCCTGCATCTGCAATACACCCTGATGTTACCCTTGAGCTCTATGACCTCATTGTACAGCCTCTTCCTCTCTTCACGTTCGTCAGTGTACTTCTTCTTCAAAATATCGTATTTAGGTTCACATTCCTCGGCACACTTCTTCCTCAGGTGTTCGCACTCCTCCCTTAGCCCCTGATTAGCCTCCGTCAGCGTGTTGTACTTTCTCCCTGCAAACACGTCAATAACACTAAGGAGCTGCAAGAAAACTCTCGACTGATTGAGGGAGAAAGCGGATCGTTACCAATAAGAAGCAACGCAGACGGGACATCAGGGAGAGGGACCCCTTTAAGAATCGGAGACGGGACGAGGCATTCATCTCTGATCGCCTGCAGAAATTGGAACAAAATAAAGTGGGATCGAAGAAAAAAATCTCAGatcgaaggaaaaaaaaagattaattacCTGGACGATATTGTCGATCGATTCTTGCTTCGtgttctccttctcttcctgTGCCGAAGCTTCGCCAGGAGCCATAGGAGCGTCTTCCTGCACGGGAGAGCGAGGAGAAGGGGGCGAAATGGGAGCTTCTTCCATTGGATCTGGAATGATTGCGGAATGACGATCCAGACTCAGACGACGCGAAGAAGGCTGGGCCGGTAGGGTTTTCAAATAACGGCTAGTAGATACGGGAGCGTTTGCCTTTATTGCCGTTTCGAAATTTGAATTTCTCTCGTGAGGACCGTTGGAAAATGAAAGATGATGAACGGTCAAGATTTTCTCCAGTTCAAAGTCACCTTTACAAATTAACAACTCTTgcgttctatttttttttttaaataaaaaatcattatATACTTCTATTTTTGTCATAGTCGACCTTTACAAAGTTAATTTGAGTCTCAAATAAAAAATACACTTGAATCGGACTTACAAACAAAAGAATAGAAGCGTATCAATTACAAACTAATGCGATTCATCATCTAATATCATTCAATTCCTGATCGTGCTACACAAACATGGCTGTAAGCTTTAGCAAGAACCTTACCGAATCTGGTAAGATTCAGTTTGACATTTTGTTTATCGAGGTAGATCTTCTTCATCTCCTGCCACCCTCTGTCGGTGATGACGCTGGTGTTGACCAGCACGGCGCTTCGCCGATCGTAGAGCTTCGACAAGGTGCTCTCCTCGGGCGTTATTTTGTACGCCATGTACTCCAGCCCCAGCCGCCGGGCCGGTTCGCCGTAGAACTCCTCGGCCGGCTTCTCCAGCCCCAGCGGCACCACCTGAATGAGCGCCGACGAGGGGCGCATGAAGAGGAAGTGGGTCACGGCGGCGCCGTGGACGGCGAGCATGGCGTCGGCGGGGGCGAGGGCGCGGTGGATGACGTCCAACGGTGTGCCGCGCCGGGGCTCGATGATTTGGACGTCGAACCCGGTTCGCTGGCACGCCCGGACAAGCTCCCGCAGGTTCACCAGCACCCGGCAGCCTTTGCGCACGAACACCGCGATCCTCGGCCGCCGGCTGCGGGAGCATCGCCCCGCCGGCTCGCGGCGCGTGGACCGAACCAGGGACCGGAGGAACGGCGGGGACTCCGGGGCCGGAAGCGAGGGATTGGACCGGGCCACGGCGTTGTAGCCTTCGAGGAGGAGCGCCTGGAAGTCCCGAACGCTGTTACCTACAGTCGGTTTGAAATTGAAAGGAGAAAACAAAAAGTCGTGGGTCAAACTGATCTATCTATTAACCGCATACAGTACGAATCAAGTCAACCatgaaggaaaggaaaggaaacgaAGGTCGTTGAGCTACTTCCATCAAACCGAATATCATGATAGAGAGAGTAGAGAAGGCAGGCCGCCGACCAGAGCGGCGAGAGCGACATTTCGCCGCACTTGTGCCGGCGTGGCGATCGATAACGGACCCGCGGGCATGTTCGGTTACCGTAGGAATCACGCCTCCTCGATTGATGTGCTTGCAGCCCATCGATTGCCagctgctttttttttttttttttttttttttagattttgtgtGAATTCAGTGATTTGTTTGTCTCTGATAAAATCCTAAAAGTAAAATTGAATGAAAGTGATAtgtatttctttttctcttcctgaTTTTATAAACCCGAAGATTATCCTAGAAAAATAAAGTGAGATAAGGAAAGTGATATAAAAAaaggcaaaaggaaaaaaaaataaaagaacagaaagtgagggagagaaaaaactaatatgaaaaaaaaaacattgtgaGGTTATGCCTTGTCTCTTAAACAATCTCATCTCCTTTGTCTGTTTTTGGATTGTTTGTCTCTATGGTCCGTGTACATCCTTTGTCCCTTACTAATACTTGAGCACTTCTTTAATTAATGCCATTGCATGTCTAGTTGCCTTAAAGTCTCACATGTTCAATATCTCGCTCATAATGCCATCTCTTGTCCCTATTTGATATTAGCCATCCTTGACCATAGCTTAAAGGGTCATTAGTTATACTGTATTTGTCACGCTGTCTTTTTAGTAGGTGCCCGAACTCACTCGATTAATGAGATAATCCTAATgtcataaatttttcaaactctcTAAATGTAATATGTCCTAAATAAGATTTGATTTCTCATTACATAGGAAGCCCGTCTCATTTTTTTACCATCTCCCGAGAAGCTAAGTGCGACTATAAGAGTTGCATGacaatatttgtgttttttttccaTTTCTCTGTAGGGTTCTGGACGAaagcaaaagaaaattttctttctatTGGTGTGATTTGCTTGGGTTAATGAAGGAAAGATTTCTTTTTATCTTGGTTaagaggaaaaagtttttttttccccTCTTGAGAGACTAAACAAACCCAAGGTGTCTACTTGAGTGATAGAAAAAGCTAAAAGAAAGTAACAATAATGAGAaatgaatgaaaaagaaaagaaaaagaaggaacaacaggaatgaaggaagaaggaaacgaaGAGAAGTTTCCTTTGGTTAGATTtgtcaaaaaaaagaaaaaaataacaaaaaaaaaactcattaagAACCAAAAATAAAAAGGGGATTAGTATTACCTTCTTCTATCAAAATAGATAGGAAAATTTGCTTGTTTGCCctactttctttttttaatttatcatgtaAGAGTCCCTAATAAATACTCACTAAACTGCTATATTTctcttctattgtttttcttCCGTCCAAGTAAACACAATGCAAAAACAATCTCGTGGATGGTATATTCTCTAACCTTAATTTTGTTCTCACGGATGGTTAGTTAGTTAGAGGGgacatatttactaaaatgaGATATGAATTAATTTTAGATAGACTGATCTCAAGGAAAAACTGACTTTACCTTCCTTTAAATGATTTGAGACATACTGTTAGATTATTAGGGAGTCTAATTATCTTTTCCTACATCttacctttgattccagttcggatcctctgtcttCAAATTTCTCTGTCTCCGTGTCCTATGTCGATCGAACGGACCAGATTACATTTCAAGACATCATatcatctttaagatgtgtgcagtatcctcgtgatgtgcaagacatccttgagatgtaatctagtTCGTCCGATTGATAAGAAGATATGGGGATAGAGAAATTTAGGGATAGAGAATCCGAACTCCTTCGATTCCTAATTGAAACTAAATATACTCTAGTGGTAAAAGACAAAGCGATCGCCCCAGTGTCTCCGCTGGTCCATTTCAAAATAAAGATAGAGGCGGAGGTAAATTATAAGTGACTAAGATGGTAAGTGAATGATAGGGTGAGTTTATGCCCAACCTCAAGCCACTTGCCACCTCAGACAGGTTgctaaaagaattagaagtgattgAACGGAGGCGTACCGTTGGGCATCAGCCACGGGTCGATGATGAGCTCGCCGTGGATCCGCAGGCCGACGATCATCTCCGAGAAGCAGTGGACGCGGTTGTCGCGACTGAAATCCACCATCTTGTACTTGGTCAGGCGCTCCAGCAGGGGGCGGTACCGGGCGAGCCACCACGGCCGGTACTCCGCCACCACCAGCACCACCTCTCCGCGGAACCGCTGCGCCGTCACGTACAGCGGGATCAGCCCGTCGCTGAACTCGTGGTACAGGTTCCCGGTGTAGCCGCCGTTGGAGAACAGCAGCGCCGGCACGCCCTCGTGCCGCACGTCGCACGCCCTCCGGCTGCCGTTCGCCGGGCGGATCGAAATCTCCTGAATCGTCCTCGTGATTGCCGGGTCCCACTTCCGCGTGTACGGCCGGATTGCCTCCGCCGCCGATGACATTCCGTGCACCAGTACCGACGAGGAGGCGGAGTCGGTGCGGATGTCGCCCCTGGCGTAGCAGAGATCGCTCCGGATGTGGCTCCGGTCGCAGCAAACGAACGCCGCCGCCTCGTTTCTGCTAACGGCGGTTCCTTCACGACCAATACAAAATCAGAAACGCCAATTTCCCATGTCAAATTAACCTTTTCGCAACTGGTTACCATCGATGAGAGCAGAGCACGGAGGCGGCGCCGGCACCGGATTCTCCTCTTCGGCCTGGACGTGGTGGGTCTCCGACGGAATATGAGTCTTCAAAGATTCCGCTTCTTGCCTCGACTCCGCGGAGACTAGATAAGAGCGAATTGCAGCCGGAATCGAAATCGGGAAAGGCTTAATTCGGAAGCACAATTGAGGGATTCTTACAtgtcgaagaagaagaagcggacGGCTGCACAAAGGCGGTAGGAAACGGGGACGACAAAGCGAGTCGAAGCACCGAGGCGATCGCATACAGCGTGAGGAGCAGCAAAGGAAACAGGCGGTGGACGGAATTACTCTTCCTCTCCTTTTCCGCCGTCGATTTCCCCGGCGGAAGCAAGGCGGCGGCGGCCATCGGCCTCTGCTGACGGTTCAtgttccttccttccttccttctcgaCCTTGTGGCGGCGGTATCTACCAGACCTCCATCGCTTTAGAAATTTCGATTTCGATTTCGATTCCGACGAAGAAGAAGCAGATGATGGATTGGCTTCCGAGGCAAGCTCAATTCTCAGTCACATGAAAAGAAGGCATTCACAGATGGCATGCGGCTCGTGAGAAGAACTGTTTACCTACCGAGCAATCAAAACCCTGCAGATGCCAAACATTTACGAGGAAACAGTAAGAAAAATCGATTGGTTAAAAACCTGAAAGCGAAGTAACAGAAATCAAGAACCATCATCATGGGCACACTCTTAGAACATACGCAAAGACGGCAGAGCACATGCGAACGCGGTGCCAGATTTCTTCTTGTGCGTTCTCCTTCTAAAAAGAGCGAGCCAGCTGCGCCTCCGTCACTCATCGTTTCGCATTGATTGACTCCAAAAAATGCGAAACGGTTCGATCGACAACTCGATTCACCGGCTGGTTGTTTTTTTAAAGAAAGGCATTGGAGTTGGATGGTCGTGCTCGACCGACCAGCTTATGGACCTAATGCGGCATTAGCCAAAGGGAATTATTGGCGGTAGGTCAGCAAGTGTGGAAAATTTTAATAGAGTTAGTTGACTGTGCTGTTGCTTTTGTTGCTGTCGCTGCACCCAAAAGCAACGCCGCAACGAATTCGTATATTTAAGGGCGTTTTTGATGCATATAGCGATAATCAAAGGCAAGCCGGTGAGAACTGACGCCAGTGTTGGAGCATATTTTAAGTGGTCTCTGATAGTGCATTGGGTCTGGATGCTTCCTAGTGTGGATTTGACCCAACAAGGATCGTAACTAATGAcaaattgaaaaacaaaataaaaataaaaatgacttAAGGGAAGTAAATAATAAATGTAAAGTAATATAAATTCTATTataattctttgaaaattattataaatagcGTTTCGGCAGTGTTAAGAGAAGCTCGTGGTTGGAGAGTTACTACTCCATCATAACCAACAggtcaagaaatatatatttttttaatatcatcaattaaaatatttatagaaatttttctgtTCATAATATTATCAATattaagatgtgggactaaagataattatgataatatatatttttttataaaaaataatttaaaaaatcactaataaaccttatatttatttttagggttaaaaaaaaaggaatattaacatgatttaattttagaCTTCATCAATAGAttcttaatttatataatatttaaCCAActaactataattttttttaattaatattagatATCTAACCTAGATTAATTCTCGGAACAATCGTTTTGACCTATAAAAATTTCTCACTAACAAAAATTCTCAACATATAATCCATCAATCCCGCGTTCATAGGTCAAtcgtcttttaaaaaaaaatatttattaatttatagatGCTGAGATTCaaacattaaattaattaatgatggtTGAGGCTTATAGTTTGTTTGataataatcttattaatgatGATGTTACAGCCTATAGTGTTTTTAAATTCATCATATTCATTCATATACCTATCTCTTGCCCTAGTGATACAAgcactttttatttattttaatgatattaaaaaaaattcataaatctaTCTCAAATATCACATATATGCTAATATCAATGTAGATAATATGGTGCATAAAGGTAGGATCCGATAAGATCAGGTAATCAAAAATCAAGAGAACGTGACAGTTAAggacaatcagaagtcaagggaacGTGACAGTCAcggacagtcagaagtcaaggggaggtGACAGTCAaggacagtcagaagtcaagggaacATGATAGTCAATAAAAAGGAGGAGTTAGACCGTCTCATGTCATCAGCCGTATAATTCCTGATCGGGTACAGACAGAGCGAGGTACCAGATCTAGGACATAAGGCACAGCCTGGAGTAGCGCCAGGCCTGTCCCGACTGGTCGGATTTCCTTAGCTCGGGCCGCATAGTTAGGCCTGATACTTTGAGTAAGACAACTCCCGACCAGCCCTACAATGATCAAGGCGCAATGGATGGATCTCCCGCCATTCTCAGATACTGATAACAGATAAAGCCCGGGTGGATCGCCACGACTCAACCTCCTTATCAAGACTCAAGTAGGGTGGCACCTCTGAACGGGCATCCCGAGCTGTCCGTAGTTAAACCCGGACGGGATAGAAAGCACTAGGCGACAACAAcgtcaaggaatcgtaaccgtctGTCAGGGAATAACTGTCATACGCCAAGGAATATTTCAATGGTTTGCTATCCTCTGCGAACGGAACCTTCCTCCCACCAATGGGAAACCAATCACCGTACA
The Zingiber officinale cultivar Zhangliang unplaced genomic scaffold, Zo_v1.1 ctg112, whole genome shotgun sequence DNA segment above includes these coding regions:
- the LOC122035802 gene encoding xylan glycosyltransferase MUCI21-like isoform X3, which encodes MNRQQRPMAAAALLPPGKSTAEKERKSNSVHRLFPLLLLTLYAIASVLRLALSSPFPTAFVQPSASSSSTFSAESRQEAESLKTHIPSETHHVQAEEENPVPAPPPCSALIDGTAVSRNEAAAFVCCDRSHIRSDLCYARGDIRTDSASSSVLVHGMSSAAEAIRPYTRKWDPAITRTIQEISIRPANGSRRACDVRHEGVPALLFSNGGYTGNLYHEFSDGLIPLYVTAQRFRGEVVLVVAEYRPWWLARYRPLLERLTKYKMVDFSRDNRVHCFSEMIVGLRIHGELIIDPWLMPNGNSVRDFQALLLEGYNAVARSNPSLPAPESPPFLRSLVRSTRREPAGRCSRSRRPRIAVFVRKGCRVLVNLRELVRACQRTGFDVQIIEPRRGTPLDVIHRALAPADAMLAVHGAAVTHFLFMRPSSALIQVVPLGLEKPAEEFYGEPARRLGLEYMAYKITPEESTLSKLYDRRSAVLVNTSVITDRGWQEMKKIYLDKQNVKLNLTRFGKVLAKAYSHVCVARSGIE